From Poecile atricapillus isolate bPoeAtr1 chromosome Z, bPoeAtr1.hap1, whole genome shotgun sequence, one genomic window encodes:
- the LOC131572608 gene encoding basic proline-rich protein-like, translating to MLRQALRGTPVRTGFRLPRKTVYREIPSKQQTPCPHSPRGGARHARPGPRAVHSAALRDPAGRGRTCRSLGGGSAPPPAAEHGVRRLGVRPPNARGCAEGALRRGQVRSSRRRDGARASSRRFHPPAVPCRAVPCQAVPVPGRAGPCLPGPCRARPCLSRAVPGRACPGPCLPGPCLSRAVPVPGRAGPGRACPGPCLPGPCRAGPAGRSRLRRGPFGSAPTPPSGAAEQHGPSHGRILRGARLRRAAARWAAHAPVAFLSVEEDIAG from the coding sequence ATGCTGCGACAGGCGTTGCGCGGGACCCCCGTGCGGACGGGTTTTCGCCTGCCACGAAAAACAGTGTACCGAGAAATTCCATCGAAACAGCAAACTCCTTGCCCGCATTCCCCTCGCGGCGGGGCTCGGCACGCACGCCCCGGGCCACGCGCGGTGCACAGCGCAGCGCTGCGGGACCCGGCGGGGCGCGGGCGGACCTGCCGCAGCCTCGGAGGGGGCTCCGCTCCGCCACCGGCGGCGGAACACGGTGTGCGCCGGCTCGGCGTTCGGCCGCCAAATGCCCGCGGGTGCGCGGAGGGGGCGTTGCGGCGCGGGCAGGTGAGAAGCTCCCGCAGGCGGGACGGGGCTCGGGCCTCCTCCCGCCGCTTCCACCCGCCGGCggtgccgtgccgtgccgtgccgtgccagGCCGTGCCTGTCCCGGGCCGTGCCGGGCCGTGCCTCCCCGGGCCGTGCCGTGCCAGGCCGTGCCTGTCCCGCGCCGTGCCGGGCCGTGCCTGCCCCGGGCCGTGCCTCCCCGGGCCGTGCCTGTCCCGGGCCGTGCCTGTCCCGGGCCgtgccgggccgggccgtgcctGTCCCGGCCCGTGCCTCCCCGGGCcgtgccgggccgggcccgcgggGCGCTCCCGCCTCAGGCGCGGCCCGTTCGGAAGCGCCCCGACTCCCCCCAGCGGCGCGGCGGAGCAGCACGGCCCCAGCCACGGCCGCATCCTGCGCGGGGCTCGGCTCCGCCGCGCCGCTGCTCGCTGGGCTGCTCATGCCCCTGTGGCTTTCCTCAGCGTGGAGGAGGACATTGCGGGTTAA